From the Miscanthus floridulus cultivar M001 unplaced genomic scaffold, ASM1932011v1 os_1037_1, whole genome shotgun sequence genome, one window contains:
- the LOC136533651 gene encoding uncharacterized protein, translated as MDEVAALPFPVPAAVGDRPVAAVVEGRRRPRWWGGAGDSGQSHASSLDPGRGRDGAGEDQSTQQIDEAEAQPAHPNPNPIPIAPDPNPIRRISIAPLPPQLRHAAASSPARHSSLLPAAVPPAHRVPAAPPRPRPLPRLDRLARTAAATPDWPARTAATTPDQ; from the exons ATGGATGAGGTTGCAGCCCTTCCTTTCCCGGTGccggcggctgtgggggaccgcccggtggcggcggtggtggaggggaggaggcggccgcggtggtggggaggcgccggcgacaGCGGGCAGTCGCACGCTTCTAGCCTAGATCCAGGACGCGGCCGCGACGGCGCCGGCGAGGATCAGTCGACACAGCAAATAGATGAG gcAGAGGCCCAGCCAGCCCATCCCAACCCTAACCCCATCCCCATCGCGCCCGACCCTAACCCCATCCGCCGCATCTCCATTGCGCCGCTGCCACCACAGCTCCGCCACGCCGCCGCATCTTCGCCGGCCCGCCACAGCTCCCTGCTCCCCGCCGCAGTGCCGCCGGCCCACCGTGTCCCCGCCGCCCCGCCGCGGCCCCGCCCTCTGCCGCGGCTCGATCGGCTGGCGAggaccgccgccgccacgcccgaCTGGCCGGCGAGGACTGCCGCCACCACGCCCGACCAGTGA